One Deltaproteobacteria bacterium DNA segment encodes these proteins:
- a CDS encoding threonine ammonia-lyase, producing MVSLQAVEQASAVLSQVASKTPLVYSNSLSRQSGARIYLKLENLQKTGSFKFRGAYHKLVNIKDELGPLGVVAASAGNHAQGVALAAQLMRIPATIVMPQWASISKQIATRSYGGEVILSGKTIAESLAIARRLEKEGRRFIHPYDDEEVIAGQGSIGLEILEQLPEVDAILVPVGGGGLIAGIATAVKSRRPRVSIIGVQTAACPAALAARRHGQPVAVPAARTIADGINVRQIGQLTFPIIEQLVDELVEVEEEQIAAAILELLERKKVLAEGSGAVPLAALLGKRLRQLQNKSVVLVVSGGNVDSHLLGKILRQGLFRSGRILRFSVELADVPGSLADLLDIIAQQGGNIIHIFHDRMGRHLPLGVSRVELELETRGADHTSAILEVLAAKDYSVDIR from the coding sequence ATGGTATCTCTGCAAGCGGTTGAACAAGCGTCTGCCGTACTCAGCCAGGTGGCAAGCAAGACGCCTCTGGTCTACTCCAATTCATTGAGTCGACAATCTGGTGCCCGGATCTACCTCAAACTGGAGAATCTCCAGAAGACAGGCTCCTTTAAATTCCGCGGCGCCTATCACAAGCTCGTCAACATCAAGGATGAGCTGGGGCCCCTGGGAGTGGTAGCTGCCTCCGCTGGTAATCATGCCCAGGGTGTGGCCCTTGCAGCACAACTCATGCGTATCCCGGCAACCATTGTCATGCCCCAGTGGGCCTCAATAAGCAAACAGATCGCCACCAGATCCTACGGCGGTGAGGTCATCCTCTCGGGCAAGACAATTGCAGAGAGCCTGGCTATAGCTCGCCGCTTGGAAAAAGAGGGCCGCCGATTCATTCATCCCTACGATGACGAGGAGGTCATTGCTGGTCAGGGCAGCATTGGTCTGGAAATCCTCGAGCAACTCCCCGAAGTGGATGCCATACTGGTCCCTGTGGGTGGCGGCGGTCTGATCGCCGGTATAGCCACCGCAGTGAAGTCCAGGCGTCCCCGGGTCTCCATTATCGGGGTGCAAACAGCAGCCTGCCCTGCAGCGCTGGCAGCCCGGCGCCACGGCCAACCAGTAGCAGTGCCGGCAGCCCGAACCATTGCCGATGGCATCAATGTCAGACAAATCGGCCAGCTGACCTTTCCCATTATTGAACAGTTGGTAGACGAACTCGTGGAAGTAGAGGAAGAGCAAATAGCAGCTGCCATTCTGGAGTTGTTGGAAAGAAAAAAAGTTCTTGCCGAAGGCTCCGGGGCAGTACCCCTGGCGGCGCTGCTCGGCAAGAGACTGCGCCAACTTCAGAATAAATCGGTGGTCCTGGTTGTCAGCGGCGGCAATGTCGATAGCCATTTGCTCGGCAAGATCCTCAGACAGGGATTGTTCAGAAGCGGCCGAATTCTCAGATTCTCAGTAGAACTCGCCGACGTACCTGGATCTCTTGCGGATCTCCTGGACATTATTGCGCAGCAGGGCGGCAATATCATCCATATCTTCCACGATCGGATGGGGCGTCACCTGCCCCTGGGTGTCAGCCGCGTGGAACTGGAGCTGGAGACTCGCGGCGCAGACCATACAAGCGCCATCCTGGAAGTCCTCGCTGCCAAAGACTATTCGGTAGACATCCGTTGA
- the sppA gene encoding signal peptide peptidase SppA translates to MQLRHARRKSVLGLWLVCFVFLGSGCTLVNVSLYQPARPLEEKVVEGKGPGKIVLIDVSGILTSRESSSLDLFRERASVVARVKEELDKAAEDEAVKVVVLRIHTPGGTVTASDLLHHEIIEFKRKTKAKVAAHLMGVATSGGYYVATAADYIAAQPTSITGSIGVIALQFNIQGLLEKIGVEGQSIKSGDKKDMWSPFRRLTPEERKILQDIINGYKDAFLEVVRNGRPSMTSQDLATVADGRLVSAKQALELHLVDKLAYLEDTLNWARSAAAVPEAKIVLYRRPGTYVDNIYSLSTMAEESWLRRLQQEAPWQQQADTPLFMYVWLP, encoded by the coding sequence ATGCAGCTGCGACATGCCAGAAGAAAGAGTGTACTGGGACTGTGGTTGGTATGTTTCGTTTTCCTTGGCAGTGGCTGTACTCTTGTAAATGTGAGTCTTTATCAGCCAGCCAGGCCTCTGGAAGAAAAAGTTGTCGAGGGGAAGGGACCAGGCAAGATTGTGCTGATTGACGTGAGTGGCATTCTCACCAGTAGGGAGAGTAGCAGCCTCGATCTCTTCCGGGAACGGGCCAGCGTGGTTGCCAGGGTCAAAGAAGAGCTCGATAAGGCGGCCGAGGATGAGGCGGTGAAAGTTGTGGTGCTCCGCATTCACACTCCTGGGGGCACAGTAACGGCCAGTGACCTGCTGCATCACGAAATCATAGAGTTCAAGAGAAAAACTAAGGCCAAAGTGGCTGCCCATCTCATGGGCGTGGCCACTTCAGGAGGGTACTACGTGGCTACTGCCGCCGACTATATTGCGGCCCAGCCCACGAGCATCACAGGAAGCATAGGAGTGATAGCCCTGCAGTTCAATATCCAGGGATTGCTGGAAAAGATTGGCGTCGAAGGACAGTCAATAAAGTCAGGTGACAAAAAGGACATGTGGTCGCCGTTTCGTCGCCTGACTCCGGAGGAGAGAAAGATCCTCCAAGACATCATCAATGGCTACAAGGACGCCTTTTTGGAGGTTGTCCGCAATGGAAGGCCGAGCATGACTTCGCAGGACCTGGCAACAGTGGCAGACGGCCGGCTAGTCTCGGCAAAGCAGGCTTTAGAACTCCATCTAGTGGACAAGTTGGCCTATTTGGAAGATACTCTCAACTGGGCTCGCAGTGCAGCAGCTGTGCCTGAGGCAAAAATTGTCCTTTATCGACGACCAGGCACCTATGTCGATAACATCTATTCCCTGTCAACCATGGCTGAAGAGTCCTGGCTGCGACGGTTGCAACAGGAAGCGCCCTGGCAACAGCAAGCAGATACTCCTCTGTTTATGTACGTATGGCTGCCCTAG
- a CDS encoding aminotransferase class IV, giving the protein MTLPHFGIEDCRSLAESYVKPYHENYFAMYSSVLGGVVTHPFLMTVPMDDHIVHRGDGVFEVFKCVDGKLYNLHRHLERLERSARALYLRLPVGHDEMVNLIVETIRIAAVKDCLVRLFVSRGPGGFTTNPYECPRSQLYIVACSLISPAEEVYRTGVSAKSSSIPSKKSYFANIKSCNYLPNVLMKKEAVDMGVDFTISLDDNGFLGEGSTENIGVVSRDGRLRFPKFSRILQGTTVTRVAELAQPLVEQGALKEVLFEDITLSEAYSSSEMLLFGTTFDILAITTFDGHTVGTGKPGPVFHLLKDRLDLDIQHNSALHTVVYPE; this is encoded by the coding sequence ATGACCTTGCCTCATTTCGGTATAGAGGATTGTCGTAGTCTGGCAGAGTCATACGTCAAACCTTATCATGAGAATTATTTTGCCATGTACAGCAGTGTGCTGGGTGGGGTGGTTACTCATCCCTTTCTCATGACGGTTCCCATGGATGATCATATTGTCCATCGCGGCGACGGTGTTTTTGAAGTGTTCAAGTGCGTGGATGGTAAGTTGTACAATCTCCACCGTCACCTGGAGCGTCTTGAGCGCTCTGCCCGGGCTCTCTATTTAAGGCTGCCTGTTGGTCACGACGAGATGGTCAACTTGATTGTGGAGACCATTCGCATAGCAGCGGTGAAGGATTGTCTGGTCAGGTTGTTCGTCTCTCGAGGCCCGGGTGGGTTTACTACCAATCCGTACGAGTGTCCACGTTCCCAGCTCTACATAGTAGCTTGCAGTCTAATATCCCCTGCCGAAGAGGTGTACAGGACGGGAGTGAGTGCAAAGAGCAGTAGCATCCCCTCAAAGAAATCTTACTTTGCCAATATCAAGAGCTGTAACTACCTGCCGAACGTCCTCATGAAAAAGGAGGCCGTGGATATGGGCGTGGATTTCACCATCTCTCTGGACGACAATGGCTTTCTCGGCGAGGGGTCCACGGAGAATATTGGTGTGGTGAGCAGGGATGGCCGGCTGAGATTTCCCAAATTTTCCCGCATCCTTCAAGGAACCACTGTAACGAGGGTTGCTGAACTGGCACAGCCTCTGGTAGAGCAGGGTGCTCTGAAGGAGGTGTTGTTTGAGGATATCACCCTCAGTGAGGCATACAGCAGTTCCGAGATGCTTCTTTTTGGCACTACCTTTGATATTCTTGCCATAACCACCTTTGATGGACACACGGTGGGTACTGGTAAACCAGGGCCGGTGTTTCATCTGCTCAAAGATCGGCTGGACCTGGATATTCAGCACAACTCAGCTCTCCACACTGTGGTGTATCCAGAATGA
- a CDS encoding D-sedoheptulose 7-phosphate isomerase, giving the protein MDEMTDIARRSLLESIQAKKRCLERGPASLVQAAAVIVEAFYEENKLMIFGNGGSAADAQHIAAELVNRFMIERPPLPAMALTTDTSILTSVGNDYDFKDIFAKQVKALGVAGDVAWGISTSGTSANIVEALVAARERGLRTIGMTGPEGGKVAEVVDVLIQGEGSSTARIQECHITFGHIICELVDYRLFQRLER; this is encoded by the coding sequence ATGGATGAAATGACAGATATTGCCAGAAGAAGTCTCCTCGAGAGCATCCAGGCGAAAAAGCGATGTCTGGAACGAGGGCCGGCATCCCTGGTCCAGGCTGCTGCCGTAATTGTCGAGGCCTTTTATGAAGAGAATAAACTGATGATTTTCGGCAATGGGGGCTCGGCAGCAGACGCCCAGCACATCGCCGCTGAACTTGTCAACAGGTTCATGATTGAACGGCCGCCCCTGCCTGCCATGGCTCTTACCACTGACACTTCAATTCTGACGAGTGTTGGCAACGACTATGACTTCAAAGACATCTTCGCCAAGCAGGTGAAGGCCCTGGGGGTAGCAGGGGATGTGGCCTGGGGCATCAGCACCAGTGGAACGTCTGCTAACATTGTCGAAGCCCTGGTGGCAGCAAGGGAGAGGGGGCTGCGCACCATTGGCATGACCGGGCCTGAGGGCGGCAAGGTAGCAGAAGTTGTCGACGTTCTTATCCAAGGAGAGGGCAGCAGTACTGCCAGAATTCAAGAGTGCCACATAACCTTCGGTCACATTATCTGCGAGCTGGTTGACTATCGACTATTTCAGAGATTGGAAAGATGA
- a CDS encoding zinc ribbon domain-containing protein, with protein MPIYEYYCKGCDSQFEILVFRSSDPVVCPGCGTDKVNRLLSVCGFKSGGDKGAASSRMGSSAGSCSGCTASNCSSCH; from the coding sequence ATGCCTATTTATGAATATTATTGCAAGGGGTGTGACAGCCAGTTCGAGATTCTCGTCTTCCGATCCTCAGATCCAGTGGTCTGTCCTGGGTGCGGCACAGACAAGGTGAATCGTCTCCTTTCTGTCTGCGGCTTCAAGAGTGGCGGGGACAAAGGTGCCGCCAGCAGCAGAATGGGCTCCAGCGCTGGCAGCTGCAGTGGTTGCACTGCCAGTAATTGCAGCAGTTGTCACTGA
- the hemC gene encoding hydroxymethylbilane synthase codes for MSEYRRLRIGTRGSVLALWQANWVKAELLAAHDGLTVDLVAIKTKGDKIVDVPLARVGGKGLFVKEIEEALLDGRIDLAVHSVKDMPAELPPGLHLAATPTRDDCRDALLCKKGSCLADLPPGAVVGTSSLRRAAQLLHQRPDFHIQTLRGNVDTRLRKLETEGYDAIILAAAGLHRLGLQRVITEYLGPETMLPAVGQGALGIETRIDDAATNDMVQALVHQPTMAAVKAERSFLHRLQGGCQVPIGALALLENGRLALTGMVADLQGRRLIRRKLQGEVAEAELLGAQLATEILAGGGEEILKEIYGQEQNCSGAN; via the coding sequence ATGAGTGAATACCGGCGGCTGCGAATCGGCACCAGGGGCAGCGTACTCGCTCTGTGGCAGGCAAACTGGGTAAAGGCAGAACTGCTCGCTGCCCATGACGGCCTCACAGTAGATCTCGTTGCCATTAAGACCAAAGGTGACAAGATAGTTGACGTTCCTCTGGCTCGGGTGGGCGGCAAGGGATTGTTTGTCAAAGAGATCGAAGAAGCTCTGCTGGACGGCAGGATTGATCTGGCTGTCCACAGTGTCAAAGACATGCCGGCCGAATTGCCCCCCGGATTGCATCTGGCCGCTACTCCGACGAGAGACGACTGCCGTGACGCTCTTCTTTGCAAGAAAGGATCTTGCCTGGCGGATCTGCCGCCCGGAGCTGTGGTGGGAACGAGCAGTCTACGACGAGCTGCCCAGCTATTGCACCAGCGGCCTGATTTCCATATCCAAACCTTGAGGGGTAATGTGGACACCAGGCTGCGGAAGCTCGAAACAGAGGGATACGACGCCATTATTCTGGCAGCAGCTGGACTCCACCGCCTCGGTCTGCAAAGGGTCATTACGGAATACCTCGGGCCAGAGACAATGCTGCCGGCTGTGGGGCAGGGAGCCCTGGGCATCGAGACGAGGATAGATGATGCTGCCACCAATGATATGGTGCAAGCGCTGGTCCACCAGCCAACCATGGCGGCGGTGAAAGCAGAACGCTCCTTTCTGCACAGACTGCAGGGGGGCTGCCAGGTGCCTATCGGCGCCCTGGCTTTGCTGGAGAACGGCAGGCTGGCACTTACTGGGATGGTTGCCGACTTGCAGGGTCGCCGTCTCATCCGCAGGAAACTGCAGGGTGAGGTTGCCGAAGCAGAACTCCTGGGAGCACAACTGGCAACAGAGATACTTGCTGGCGGAGGAGAAGAAATCCTTAAAGAGATATACGGTCAGGAGCAGAATTGCTCTGGAGCAAATTGA
- the cobA gene encoding uroporphyrinogen-III C-methyltransferase, whose amino-acid sequence MRLFGSTQRSARILSVQKGKVYLVGAGPGDPALITLKGVECLRQAQCIIYDYLASKELLEHAADNAEIIYVGKQAGSHAMSQEDINALLIDRGRHQVVVRLKGGDPFMFGRGGEEAQALARAGISFEVVPGVTSAIAVPAYAGIPLTHRRHSSSVAFVTGHEMAGKEDSDIHWPELATGVGTLVFLMGVKNLEHIAARLLAGGREPGTPVAVIRWGSTGKQQTVTGSLADISEIASASGIRPPAIIVVGEVVQLRSELNWFEQRPLYGRTLVITRAREQASEFKRLLENLGAQCVEFPTIKVVPPDTWAPVDEAIKALPQHHWVLFTSVNGVGYFFERLSQLGEDVRALYRRKIGAIGPKTAAALSSRGLRLDLVPAEYRAEAVVEELGEEEIRGRRFLLPRAARAREVLPERLRQLGGQVTVVPVYQTIRPGQQVAEVRQLLREGTVDCLTFTSSSTVENFAAMFPGENMAALVGETMVACIGPITAETARKHGLQAGVVPDDYTIEGLAGAIVDYFSKS is encoded by the coding sequence ATGAGGTTGTTCGGGTCCACACAGAGGAGTGCAAGAATCTTGAGTGTGCAGAAAGGCAAAGTCTATCTTGTGGGGGCCGGACCCGGCGATCCGGCCCTTATTACTTTAAAAGGTGTGGAGTGTCTGCGACAGGCTCAGTGCATTATTTACGATTACCTGGCCAGCAAGGAGCTCCTGGAACACGCTGCCGATAATGCAGAAATAATTTATGTAGGCAAGCAGGCAGGGAGCCATGCCATGAGTCAGGAGGATATCAATGCTCTGCTCATTGACAGGGGGCGCCATCAGGTAGTGGTGCGACTCAAGGGCGGCGATCCTTTTATGTTTGGCCGTGGAGGAGAGGAGGCCCAGGCGTTGGCTCGGGCAGGCATCAGCTTCGAAGTGGTCCCGGGGGTGACTTCTGCCATAGCGGTGCCTGCATATGCAGGCATTCCTCTGACCCATCGCCGGCACAGTTCGTCAGTAGCCTTTGTTACCGGCCATGAAATGGCTGGCAAGGAGGATTCTGACATTCACTGGCCTGAACTCGCTACTGGTGTAGGGACTCTGGTGTTCCTCATGGGAGTGAAAAACCTGGAACATATTGCAGCCAGATTGCTGGCTGGCGGCAGAGAGCCCGGCACCCCCGTTGCGGTCATACGCTGGGGCAGCACCGGTAAGCAGCAGACAGTCACCGGGTCCCTGGCTGACATCAGCGAGATTGCCTCTGCCAGTGGCATAAGACCGCCAGCCATCATTGTGGTGGGCGAGGTGGTGCAGCTGCGCTCTGAGTTGAACTGGTTCGAACAGCGCCCCCTGTATGGCAGGACCCTGGTGATCACCCGGGCGAGAGAGCAGGCAAGCGAATTCAAGAGACTGCTCGAGAACCTCGGGGCTCAGTGTGTGGAGTTTCCTACAATCAAGGTGGTGCCGCCTGACACTTGGGCGCCAGTCGATGAAGCAATCAAGGCGTTGCCACAACATCACTGGGTGTTGTTTACCAGTGTGAACGGGGTGGGCTATTTTTTTGAACGGCTCAGCCAACTGGGCGAGGATGTTCGGGCCCTTTACAGAAGAAAAATCGGGGCCATTGGTCCGAAAACAGCGGCAGCACTCAGTTCGCGAGGCCTTAGACTCGATCTGGTACCTGCAGAGTATCGCGCTGAGGCAGTGGTCGAAGAGCTGGGAGAAGAAGAGATTCGTGGGCGAAGGTTCCTCTTGCCTCGTGCTGCCAGAGCTCGAGAGGTCTTGCCTGAAAGGTTGCGGCAGCTGGGGGGCCAGGTAACGGTGGTGCCGGTGTATCAAACGATTCGTCCCGGACAGCAGGTGGCTGAAGTTCGCCAACTGCTCAGAGAGGGAACTGTTGACTGCCTTACTTTTACCAGCTCTTCCACGGTGGAGAACTTTGCGGCCATGTTCCCAGGGGAGAACATGGCCGCCCTTGTCGGGGAGACGATGGTGGCCTGTATCGGCCCTATTACCGCTGAAACAGCAAGAAAACATGGCCTACAGGCAGGCGTCGTTCCTGATGACTACACTATTGAAGGACTTGCTGGCGCCATAGTCGACTATTTCAGCAAGAGCTGA
- a CDS encoding ATP-dependent helicase, whose amino-acid sequence MRIDYERQLNPAQYAAVTAPDGPVLIVAGAGSGKTRTLIYRVAWLVDQGVDPSTILLLTFTRRAADEMLSRAAAILDDRCRQVRGGTFHSVANHILHRYCGRFSYSADFTILDRGDAEDVVSFLMGKMDLRDRSLRFPKKRTVVDIFSKAVNRDQSLEELLERDYGQFLHHRDRLTALQNAYETYKRQNQVMDFDDLLVYLRKLLREHPDVCQELSRQYLYILVDEYQDTNRLQADIVKDLARVHGNIMVVGDDSQAIYAFRGADYGNILEFPRVYPGARIYKLEQNYRSSQPILDVANTVIQWAKEKYTKCLFTVRQEGVDPVLARPLDEGAQSTYVCEKIVQLQQRGVPLRQMAVLFRASYHSFDLEVELGRLGIPFVKYGGFKFIESAHVKDLLAHLKVLINPLDSMSWTRLLQLVDQVGAKRSQEILAAMGRADSSWDALADFARRLPAHHGLHRLVDLYRQLNQPGLTVSQQVRLVRDYYQPMLVARYDNYPKRLQELDYLQDWTTKYQRLSDFLADVTLEPLTAAVLENSPEQSEDRLVLSTIHSAKGLEWQAVFVISVVEGRLPPYQAYSDERALEEERRLLYVAVTRAKDHLCLCAPQQVYDRATGKRIARLSPFLNHLPASVRLETAPGSESRLESWRGESLADGNEFAPGDAVRHPYFGRGRVLASLERSKVRVRFEDGRTRLLHLQYAPLQRLLPQPGD is encoded by the coding sequence ATGCGAATTGACTACGAACGACAATTGAACCCAGCCCAATATGCGGCGGTAACTGCGCCGGACGGCCCGGTGCTGATCGTGGCCGGCGCTGGCAGCGGCAAGACCAGAACCCTCATTTATCGGGTGGCCTGGCTGGTTGACCAGGGCGTAGATCCATCTACCATTCTGCTGTTGACCTTCACCCGCAGAGCTGCGGATGAAATGCTCAGCAGAGCTGCAGCCATCCTGGACGACCGCTGTCGCCAGGTAAGGGGCGGTACTTTTCACTCCGTGGCCAACCATATTCTGCATCGTTACTGTGGGAGATTTTCATACTCTGCCGACTTCACCATTCTCGACCGGGGTGATGCCGAGGATGTGGTCAGTTTTCTCATGGGTAAGATGGATCTGCGGGACCGCTCCCTGCGCTTTCCCAAGAAGCGCACGGTGGTGGACATCTTCAGCAAAGCAGTGAACAGAGATCAATCCCTGGAGGAACTCCTGGAGCGCGACTACGGCCAGTTCCTCCATCACAGAGACAGACTGACAGCGCTGCAGAACGCTTATGAAACTTACAAGCGACAGAATCAGGTGATGGATTTCGACGACCTTCTGGTCTATCTGCGGAAGCTTCTCCGGGAACACCCGGATGTCTGTCAGGAGCTTTCCCGGCAATATCTCTACATACTGGTGGACGAGTACCAGGATACCAACCGGCTCCAGGCAGATATTGTCAAAGATCTGGCCAGAGTCCATGGCAACATCATGGTGGTGGGCGACGACAGCCAGGCGATCTATGCTTTCCGAGGAGCAGACTACGGCAACATCCTCGAATTCCCCAGGGTGTATCCCGGGGCGAGAATTTACAAGCTCGAACAGAACTACCGCAGCAGCCAGCCCATTCTGGATGTGGCCAATACGGTAATTCAATGGGCTAAAGAGAAATATACCAAGTGTCTTTTCACTGTGCGGCAAGAAGGAGTCGATCCTGTACTGGCGCGGCCCCTTGATGAGGGGGCGCAATCAACATATGTCTGTGAGAAAATAGTCCAGTTGCAGCAGCGTGGCGTACCTCTGCGGCAAATGGCGGTTTTGTTCAGGGCGAGCTATCATTCCTTTGACCTGGAAGTGGAGCTCGGGCGGCTCGGCATCCCTTTTGTGAAATATGGCGGCTTCAAGTTTATCGAATCAGCTCATGTAAAGGACCTGCTGGCGCACCTCAAGGTCCTGATCAATCCCCTGGATAGTATGAGCTGGACTCGCCTGCTCCAGCTTGTTGACCAGGTGGGAGCCAAGCGAAGCCAGGAAATACTGGCGGCTATGGGCAGAGCTGATTCCAGCTGGGATGCTCTGGCAGACTTTGCTCGCAGACTACCAGCCCATCATGGTTTGCACCGACTCGTTGATCTTTACCGACAACTCAATCAACCCGGGCTGACTGTAAGCCAGCAAGTGCGGCTGGTGCGGGACTACTATCAACCCATGCTGGTGGCCCGCTACGACAACTATCCAAAGCGTTTGCAGGAACTGGACTACTTGCAAGACTGGACCACAAAATACCAGCGCTTGTCAGACTTCCTGGCTGATGTGACCCTGGAGCCGCTCACTGCTGCTGTGCTGGAAAACTCCCCAGAGCAAAGCGAGGACCGCTTGGTGCTTTCCACCATTCATTCGGCCAAGGGACTGGAATGGCAGGCGGTCTTCGTCATTTCGGTGGTGGAAGGCAGGCTGCCACCATACCAGGCATACAGCGATGAAAGAGCGTTGGAGGAAGAGAGAAGGCTGCTCTATGTGGCGGTCACCCGCGCCAAGGATCACCTCTGTCTATGTGCTCCCCAGCAGGTCTATGACCGGGCTACCGGAAAGAGAATCGCCAGGCTGTCTCCATTTCTGAATCATCTGCCTGCATCTGTTCGGCTGGAGACGGCCCCTGGTTCCGAAAGCCGTCTCGAGTCCTGGCGGGGTGAGAGCCTGGCAGACGGCAACGAGTTCGCCCCGGGCGACGCAGTGCGTCATCCCTATTTCGGCAGAGGACGAGTGCTGGCATCGCTGGAGAGATCCAAGGTGCGAGTCCGCTTTGAAGACGGCCGCACCAGGCTGCTGCATCTGCAATATGCACCTCTGCAGCGCTTGCTTCCCCAGCCAGGGGACTAG
- a CDS encoding bifunctional folylpolyglutamate synthase/dihydrofolate synthase, with protein sequence MGQTTYQKNLSYLYDLQKYGIKFGLSSTRNLLHRLGNPHEQLKVIHIAGTNGKGSTAAMISAVLHQAGYRVGLYTSPHLVRFNERFRLNEKDVTDQEIMSCFQRVRAVVDDQEPPTFFEMTTAMALSLFAEKGVDWAILEVGMGGRLDATNVLRPQVAVITNVSLEHQEFLGSSLTEIAREKAGIIKEGVPLVTAARQPAVLAVIEQKCQEAEAACYRIGRHIRVRSLPRGGFSYRGLRWRLKPLHIPLAGRHQMVNAATALGALEVLQEQGKVELAPGDIMQGLAKVRWPGRLEWLSRQPQVLLDGAHNPAGMSCLSRSLREQFRYRRLIVVLGVMEDKDVSAMLRYIAPLAAHLIVTKPRYERGARPEAILAAARKFAGRLEVVQEAAPALARAAELADQEDLVLVTGSLYFLGEVKEINERRSFTGNEDQT encoded by the coding sequence ATGGGCCAGACTACCTACCAGAAGAATCTTTCCTACCTTTACGATTTGCAGAAGTACGGCATCAAATTTGGCCTGTCGAGCACCAGGAATCTGCTGCACCGCCTGGGAAACCCCCACGAACAGTTGAAAGTCATCCACATTGCCGGCACCAATGGCAAGGGCTCCACAGCAGCGATGATATCAGCGGTTCTCCACCAGGCCGGCTACCGAGTTGGTCTCTACACCTCACCACACCTGGTTCGCTTCAATGAGCGCTTTCGCCTGAATGAAAAAGATGTGACCGACCAGGAGATAATGAGCTGTTTTCAGCGGGTGCGCGCTGTTGTTGATGATCAGGAGCCTCCCACTTTTTTCGAAATGACCACGGCAATGGCGCTCAGCCTTTTTGCCGAAAAGGGTGTGGACTGGGCCATCCTGGAGGTGGGGATGGGCGGCAGACTCGACGCTACCAATGTGCTGCGCCCCCAGGTTGCGGTCATAACCAATGTGTCCCTGGAGCACCAGGAATTTCTCGGCAGCAGCCTGACTGAAATTGCCAGAGAAAAAGCAGGGATCATCAAGGAAGGGGTGCCGTTGGTTACTGCTGCCAGGCAGCCAGCGGTGCTGGCCGTGATCGAGCAGAAATGCCAGGAGGCAGAGGCGGCTTGTTACCGGATCGGCCGCCACATCAGGGTCAGGTCGCTGCCTAGAGGCGGCTTTTCCTACCGGGGCCTCCGCTGGCGGTTGAAGCCGCTCCACATACCGCTGGCAGGGAGACATCAGATGGTGAATGCGGCCACAGCCCTGGGAGCCCTCGAAGTCCTGCAAGAACAGGGCAAGGTAGAGCTGGCGCCCGGAGACATCATGCAGGGATTGGCGAAGGTCCGCTGGCCCGGAAGGCTGGAGTGGCTCAGTCGTCAACCGCAGGTGCTGTTGGACGGCGCCCACAACCCTGCAGGCATGTCTTGCCTCAGTCGCAGCCTGAGAGAACAGTTTCGCTACCGCAGGCTCATTGTAGTGCTCGGGGTTATGGAGGACAAGGATGTCTCTGCCATGCTCCGCTATATTGCACCGCTGGCTGCCCACCTGATTGTGACCAAACCTCGCTATGAAAGAGGCGCCCGGCCAGAGGCGATCCTGGCGGCTGCCAGGAAGTTCGCCGGGCGGCTGGAGGTGGTGCAGGAAGCAGCGCCAGCTCTGGCGAGGGCTGCCGAGCTGGCCGACCAGGAAGACCTCGTACTGGTAACCGGCTCTCTTTATTTTCTGGGAGAGGTGAAGGAAATCAACGAGCGTCGGAGCTTCACAGGCAATGAGGACCAGACCTAG